In Ignavibacteria bacterium, the sequence AAAAACGTAACTTCTGAAAAACTTCACTTTGCACCGATGACACGCTATCCAGTTTGATTTTATACATCGAACGACCGTAGGTAGCCGCAACAAGAGTTCTGGTCGGATTATGCAATCGTAAATCATTGACAACTACATTCGGTAAATTATTTCCGAGAGTGTGCCACGAGTTGCCCAGGTTTTCCGATGCAAATACTCCAACATCGGTTGCAATATACAATGTTGAATCGCGCTCGGTGTCTACGATGATATCATTTATGGGCGCATCGGGTAAATTTCCGTGAATGTTGTTCCAGTCTGCTCCTGCGCTTGTTGTTCGATAAATATGCCCGATGTTTTCTCCCCATCGATAACCGGAAATAGTAACGTAAGCAGTGAGCGGATTGACGTTATCTACTGCTACACGCGTAATCCAACGATTCGGCAAACTATCGGAAATATTCGTCCAATTGGCACCGCTGTTGGTTGTTACCCACACGTTTGCATCATCGGTTCCCGCATAAATTGTGTTCGAATCCGATGGAGCAACTGCAATGGTTGTAATAGTTCCATAGGGTAAATTTCCCGGTGAAGGTCCATTTGTTAAATCGGGGCTAATTGCAATCCAATTG encodes:
- a CDS encoding T9SS type A sorting domain-containing protein, with protein sequence GINFSDRFNWSTPFVFNPLNSASLFLGSDKMYKTTDRANNWIAISPDLTNGPSPGNLPYGTITTIAVAPSDSNTIYAGTDDANVWVTTNSGANWTNISDSLPNRWITRVAVDNVNPLTAYVTISGYRWGENIGHIYRTTSAGADWNNIHGNLPDAPINDIIVDTERDSTLYIATDVGVFASENLGNSWHTLGNNLPNVVVNDLRLHNPTRTLVAATYGRSMYKIKLDSVSSVQSEVFQKLRFSLEQNFPNPFNSTTKIRFTIPESGYATLQIFDISGKVITILVSRQLSAGNHEIDWSANEISSGVYLFRLTTDTYIETKKLMVIK